TCTTTTGGTAATGCGTTCAAAATTCTTTCTTCTATATCAGcttcttttttgtttttaccCTTATATAAAGAGATAATTGATTCTAGACcccatatttttcttaaaaatgaatattttatattatataatttttttggttttttaatatatttttctccaTGTTCATTTAACTTATTCATTACATTGTCTAtatcttctttttttatatcctcATCTTCATAATTTCTATCAAATGCTATATAagtatttgaaaaattccAATTATCGATATAATCCTTGAGCTCATTATGTAACATAATTAATgcttcttttaatatatttaaattgctAATATCAAAAACTGTAGGAATAAAAAAGCACACAAAGTTTATTGGCGACGATATATCATAATTCATATTCTTAATGTCTttaaaatgcatatttagATAGTTTGTGAGTTTAGCATTAGCTTCATCTATAACTTTTCTCATTTCCTTCGAATGTAAATCTAAATCCCcttgaaaaattaatatcaaTTCTTGTTctttcacatttttattctttaagTTTAATAAATACTGATCTGTAAGTTTGTCGACACTcaaaaattcatttaaaCTATCTTTTCTTGTCGTATCATCAGTTTTCTCATTTAATTTAGTTTTAGAATCGGCATTGTTGCTTTcctcgtttttttttccactCTCAATATTATCATCTTTCTGGCTATTTGAGACGGATAAAAAGCTAAAAAAACTGCGTACCTTCCCTATAAATCCATGATTatgtttttcattttcatgagaatcatttttttcaatgttTTGATGATTACTAGTTTGATCATTAACTCCACTTGCGTGCCCAttgtctatttttttttttgtttttgaaTAACCCTTTTCAAAATCAAGAGTTCCAAATCCACTATacaaattttcattataatatttttcttcttcctcTGTCGCACCTTCATTTTGTACTGCTTTCGTTTGAATAAAATTCATTTCCGGTTGTGGAATATCATCTGTTTTTGTAAACTTTGGATTTTTTGTCattagaaatattttatatcgTCTATTTCCTTCATTacttaatattatatgcctTTGATGTGTGTATTCggctttatttttttcattatattcgATATTTAAACTATTTATACTTAGCTTTGAAATATCTGATGCGTCtacttttatatcatttaatatattttcagaatttgttataattttataatgatcaaatgtatatgtttttatgttttcatCTAAATTTTTCTCTTTGCTTTTGAAATTTCCATAGCCTCGTTCTTTATAGTCAATTTTGTCTTTTAGACTTATAtcactttttttatcatatactTTTTCGTTACTATTCTCATCACTTGGAATtgtgtttatatttttattttcttcgtcctgttcatatattttcccCCTTGGTAAAATGCCATCATTGTTTTCTGCTGAATCCTCCTGCTCTAATGTATCATCCCTTTCTTCTATCAAATCATCATGGTCATCATTCTCTGCATCAGGATGTCTATCAGATAATTCGAGAAAGGTTATTCCCTCATTTTGATTTAATTGACTTCTTTCATCGCCTTcagaatttatttttttttctatactTTGTTCAGATCCatctttttgttttttttttttattcgctatatatttttttttgtgaaatTCTGCAGATATTTCATAAATGTTAAATATGGGCTTATAGGCGTCTTTTATATCTTCAATGTGTTTTTCACTATCTTCGATATCACTTACCAAAATCCGATGATCCTTATCAACaaaattgtaatttttcaaatttgttGAAAGAATATGCTTATTATACTGGCCCTTATGCAGTATAAATTCAATTAGTATTAAAGATAGAACATAAAATGTTCTCAACATTTTATgaaagataaatataacggaacttaaaaaatcatatacaatatatataaagaaatataaagaaattattGAATGCAAATAGTAAATAGtgaaaatataactattttaattaatccttattaaaaaaattaataaataaaaaatagacaTTATCATGGATATATGGCTcctatatacataaaatgtgcatcatatgaattttttgtgtgtatatttatatatgtatattacatatctatttttttattttaattaaaagcattctctttcatattataaaaaatctaTATATAGGAGCACAATTTCATTAATAAAAGttctacatatttttttgttcttccatttttttgtttataatttagagcaattaatatatttattaatagaCATACTTCATGATccttaattttaatttttttaataaataatacttgtatattacattatttttaaaaatttattacattttctatgcaaataaaaaaaatgaaagaattaatttttatatggtCTTATTGAAGgtagagaaaaaaaaaaaaataaatggttcctaaaaataatttaatatagaatcaataataaatcattCTCACAAATAATGCCTTACGCATTttccatataaatatatattatacaatgTATGtgcttatttatttataaaaaattaagacAATTAGCacaccatttttttttaaataagaacaaatttttaaatgcaacataaaataataaaattcataGCAAATTTAATTTCGCGTATATTggttttttcttcatcaaaaaaattaattatatatatattttttttgtgtgtttcataaaaaacaacaaaacaaatttaattatgtataaaataagaGAAAAGttgtaaaattaaatatattgtagAAATCAATGTGACTCAACTTATTAATTATGTGTGCgcttaaatttttttttttattttccggTTTAGgagtgtatatatataatatacatatttacacacatttattatttattttaattttttttgtttataaatttccattgattttaatattaaaaaaataagattaACAAATGCAACCGAAACATGTAATAGTTACTGTCATtcagtaaaaaaaaataaaatacacataattaaaaaaaaacattgcTCTACAATATGGTTTTgaactatatttttatattatatttaatagttcttaaatttatgaataacaaaaaa
This sequence is a window from Plasmodium chabaudi chabaudi strain AS genome assembly, chromosome: 7. Protein-coding genes within it:
- a CDS encoding subtilisin-like protease 2, putative; its protein translation is MLRTFYVLSLILIEFILHKGQYNKHILSTNLKNYNFVDKDHRILVSDIEDSEKHIEDIKDAYKPIFNIYEISAEFHKKKYIANKKKKQKDGSEQSIEKKINSEGDERSQLNQNEGITFLELSDRHPDAENDDHDDLIEERDDTLEQEDSAENNDGILPRGKIYEQDEENKNINTIPSDENSNEKVYDKKSDISLKDKIDYKERGYGNFKSKEKNLDENIKTYTFDHYKIITNSENILNDIKVDASDISKLSINSLNIEYNEKNKAEYTHQRHIILSNEGNRRYKIFLMTKNPKFTKTDDIPQPEMNFIQTKAVQNEGATEEEEKYYNENLYSGFGTLDFEKGYSKTKKKIDNGHASGVNDQTSNHQNIEKNDSHENEKHNHGFIGKVRSFFSFLSVSNSQKDDNIESGKKNEESNNADSKTKLNEKTDDTTRKDSLNEFLSVDKLTDQYLLNLKNKNVKEQELILIFQGDLDLHSKEMRKVIDEANAKLTNYLNMHFKDIKNMNYDISSPINFVCFFIPTVFDISNLNILKEALIMLHNELKDYIDNWNFSNTYIAFDRNYEDEDIKKEDIDNVMNKLNEHGEKYIKKPKKLYNIKYSFLRKIWGLESIISLYKGKNKKEADIEERILNALPKELKEYSTWNLSFIRVFNAWLLSGYGNKNVKICVIDSGIDKNHIDLASNVYIPKYSDKYEMTDEFFDFMVQNPSDTSGHGTHVSGIAGASANSLGMVGVAPNIKLISLRFIDGDNYGGSFHVIKAINVCILNKSPIINASWGSRNYDTNMYLAIQRLKYTFKGKGTVVVAAAGNENKNNDLYPIYPASYKLQNVYSVGAINKFLQISPFSNYGAKSVHILAPGHHIYSTTPMNTYKTNTGTSMAAPHVSGVAALIYSVCHNQGFIPEAEEVLEIITRTSIKIVTREKKTMHNSLVNAEAAVLTTLLGGLWMQMDCHFAKFYLNKDKQKSIPVVFSAYKDGMYETDIIIGIKPVDTNSKEYGEIVIPIKILTNPNLKDFSASPRIGKKIHIDANESIDDDILSYICENALYNLYEHDNTFLISSLILFFLGIILIVIVSIVFFFKHHQNKHRDYEQYMNQKMADRAYDIKYNFNDVGPGGIKKSCSLDGNINNHRDTQRFTIVQNEDNMYVLKKKSSIKSKYEARNELTKRPLIKRPIVKHKDTNVNFNNMEALYESHGNLSE